Genomic segment of Deltaproteobacteria bacterium:
GGACCGGCCCATTCTTTGCGACACCAAGGTCTTTCAGTACGGCGACGCCATCGCCATGGTCTGCGCCAAGACCAAGGCCCAGGCCGAGGCGGCCGCGGCCAAGGTCAAAGTCGATCTGGAAGAGCTGCCATCCTACATGAGCGCTCCGGCGGCCATGGCCGAGGACGCCATGGAGATCCATCCCGGCACGCCCAACGTCTACTATGTCCAGAAGATCGCCAAAGGCGATGAAACGGGCCCGGTCTTCGACAAGGCCGACGTGACCGTGGAGGACAATTTCTATGTCGGCCGCCAGCCGCACATGCCCATCGAGCCGGACGTCGGGTTCGCCTATCTGAACGACGAGGGCAAGCTGGTCATCCATTCCAAATCCATCGGCCTGCACCTCCATCTGTACATGATCGCTCCCGGTCTGGGCGTGGAGCCCGACAATCTGGTCATGGTCCAGAATCCAGCCGGCGGCACCTTCGGCTACAAGTTCAGCCCGACCATGGAAGCCCTGGTGGGCGCGGCCACCCTGGCCACAGGACGGCCCTGCTTCCTGCGCTACAACTACAAGCAGCAGATGCAGTACACGGGCAAGCGTTCGCCCTTCTTCATCAATCTGAAGTTCGCCGCCGACAAGGACGGCAAGATCCTGGGCATGGAGAGCGACTGGTCCGTGGACCATGGCCCGTACTCCGAGTTCGGGGACCTGTTGACCGTGCGTGGGGCCCAGTTCATCGGCTCGGGCTACGACATCGCCAACATCCGGGGCGAAGGCCGCACCGTTTGCACGAACCACGCCTGGGGATCGGCCTTCCGGGCCTATGGATCGCCCCAGAGCGAATTCGCCTCGGAAGTGCTCATGGACGAGTTGGCCGAAAAGCTGGGCATCGATCCCCTGGAACTCCGCTTCAAGAACGTCTACCGTCAGGGCTCCAAGACTCCAACGGGCCAGGATCCCGAGGTCTACAGCCTGCCGGAGATGATCGACATCCTGCGTCCCAAGTACCAGGCGGCCCTGAAAAAGGCCCAGGCCAATTCCACGGCCGAGGTCAAGCGCGGGGTGGGCATTTCGCTGGGCGTGTACGGTTGCGGCCTGGACGGCCCGGATTCCTCCGAGGCCTGGGTGGAACTGAACCTGGACAACACCGTGACCGTGTACTCCTGCTGGGAGGACCACGGCCAGGGTGCCGACGCCGGGGCCCTGGGTACGGCCCATGAAGCCCTGCGTCACGCCGGCATCGGTCCGGATCGGATCCAACTGGTCATGAACGACACCAGCAAGGCTCCCAACAGCGGACCGGCCGGAGGCAGCCGCTCCCAGGTGGTCACCGGCCAGGCCATCAAGGCCGGAGCCGAGGCTCTGGTGGCGGGCATGAAGAAGCCTGACGGCGGTTTCAGGACATACGACGAGATGGTGGCCGACAAGATTCCGGTCAAGTACACGGGTAAATGGACGGCCCCGGCCACGGCCTGCGACGAGAACGGCCAGGGCGCCCCGTTCGCGGTCTATATGTATGGGCTGTTCATGGCCGAGGTGGCCGTGGAACTGGCCACGGGCAAGACTGCGGTCGAGAAGATGACTATGGTGGCCGACGTCGGCAAGATCAACAGCCGTCTGGTCGTTGACGGTCAGATCTACGGCGGTTTGGCCCAGGGCATCGGCCTGGCCCTGACCGAAGACTTTGAGGACATCGAGAAGCATTCAACCCTGGTCGGCGCGGGCTTCCCGTACATCAAGCAGATTCCCGACGACATGGAGATCGTCTATGTCGAGTCTCCGCGACCAGAAGGCCCGTTTGGGGCCGGCGGCGTGGGCGAGCTGCCCCTGACCTGTCCGCACGCGGCGGTCATCAACGCCATCAAGAACGCCTGCGGGGTGCGCATCACGGCCCTGCCGGCCCTGCCCGAAAAGGTTCTGGCCGGTCTCAAGGCCTAGGCCCGACCTCGGGACGAACACGAGCGACGGACCGGGGGGATCACTTCCCGGTCCGTTTTTCATTGGAGGAGGCCATGGACCAAAACGAACTCCGAGCCCTGGAGGCACGTTGTGTTCAGGAGGAACCGCCCTGGTGCACGGCGACCTGCCCCCTGCATGTGGATGCCCGGTCATTTCTGGCCCGGGCCGCGGCCGGGGACTGGATCGGGGCCAGAAAGGTCCTGGAGCGGACCATGCCCTTTCCCGGGATTTTGGGCCGAATCTGCGACCAGCCCTGTCGGACGGCCTGCAAGCGGGGACTGGCCGGGGAGGCCCTTCACATCGGCGACGTGGAGCGGGCCAGCGTCGTCTTCAGCGGGGCGCAGACCAAGCCCGTGGTCCTGCCTGCGCGGGGAAAGGCCGTGGCTGTGGCCGGAACCGGCCTGGCCGGGCTGATCGCGGCTTGGGATCTGGCTCGCAAGGGGTACGTGGTCCGGGTTTTGACCGGCCCGTCCCCGTTGGACTCCTTGCGCCGGGAATTCGGTTCCCTGGTGCCCGGCCCGGAGTTTGAGGAGGCCCGTCAGGCCTTGGAACGCCTGAAGGTCCGCTTCGAAGACGTCGAGACCCTGGCCGAGGCCCTGGATATGGCGACGGATGTGCCCCTGTTCATCGACCTAGGCGACCCGTGGGCCGCGGACTTGGCTCCGGGCGGCCCTGTGGAGGCTTCGACTCTGGCCACGGGCATCCCTGGGCTCTTTGCCGGGGGAGGGGAGGTCTCGCCGGTGGCGCGGGCCGCAAGCGGCCGCCGAGGGGCCACGAGCATGGACCGCCTGGCCCAGAAGGTCAGCTCCTCCAAGGGCCGGGAAAAGGAGGGCCCCTTCGAGACCCGCCTGTTCACCAGCCTGGAAGGTGTCGAACCCCTGCCGGCCGTGCCTGTGCCCCTGGGCGGGTACGACCTGGACCAGGCCCGCGAGGAGGCCGTGCGCTGCCTCCAATGCCAGTGTCTGGAGTGCGTCAAGGCCTGCGCCTATCTGGAGCGTTTCAAGAGCCACCCCGGCCGCATGGTCCGCCAGATCTACAACAACGAGGCAATTGTCATGGGGCACCGTCTGGCCAACCCCATGATCGATTCCTGCGCCCTATGCGGTCAATGCACGGCCATCTGCCCTCACGACTTTCCCATGGCCGAAATCTGTCTGGAGGCCCGGGAGGGCATGGTCCGGCGGGGCAAGATGCCGCCATCGGCCTTCGAGTTCGGCCTCATGGACATGGAATTCAGCCTGGGGCCCCATTTCTCCCTGTTCCGGAACCGGCCGGGCCGGACGACCTGCACGTATCTCTTTTTTCCCGGCTGCCAGCTCGGCGGGTCGGCGCCCGACCAAGTCCGGGCCGTGTACCTCTGGCTGAACGAGGTTCTGGACGGAGACGTGGGTCTGGGCCTGTCCTGTTGCGGGGCTCCGGCCCTGTGGGCCGGGCATCGGGAGCGCTTCGAGGCCGCGCTGGCCGAGACCTCCGGCCACTGGGAGGCCATGGGCCGGCCGGTCATGGTCACGGCTTGCCCCACCTGCCTGGACATGTTCAAAACCCACGCGCCCCACCTGCCGATCATTGACCTGTGGTCGGTGATCATGGACCATGGGCTGCCCCAAGGATTCGAACCCCGTCCCGGAACCTGGACCGTGCACGACCCCTGCGCCTCCCGGGATTGGCCGGAGCAGCAGGAGCGCTTCAGGAGCGTTTTGGCCCGGACCGGAACGGAACTGGATGAAGCCCGGTATTCGCGGGAGCGGACCCCGTGCTGCGGCTTCGGGGGCCTCATGTGGAACGCCAACCCCGATTTGGGGCGGGAAACGGCCCGCCGGGTGGCCGACTCTGGGGAGCGGATTCTGACCTATTGCGCCATGTGCCGGGATCGGGTGGCCCGGGCCGGGGCCACGGTGGTCCACGGTTTGGACCTTCTTTTCCCCGGCACCGGAGCCATAGGGACGCCGGGTTTTTCCGACCGTCAGGAGAGCCGATCCGCCTTGAAGCGGCGGCTTTTGGCCGAAATCTGGGAGGAGGACATGGACGAAACCAAGGCCGAACTGGAACTGCTCATGGACGAGGAGGTCTCCGAACTCCTGGAGAAGCGACGTATCCTGCGCTCCGACGTCCGGCAGGTCATCTTTCGGGCCGAGGAGAGCGGCCGCAGGCTGCACGACCCGGCCACGGGCCGTTTTCTGGCCTCGCTCCGGCCGGTGCGGGTCACCTATTGGGTGGAATACGCGCCCGAGGGCCGGGCCTTCCGGGTCTTCAACGCATACACCCACCGGATGGTGGTGGATGGAGCGGGATCATGACCACATTGAGCTTTACCCCGGAAACCGGCTGGACATGTGGGCGCTGCGGCCGGGAACTCGAACCGGCTATGCGCGAGATCGAGTACCTGGGCAGCACCTTCCAGGTGGAACTTCTGGCCTGCGAGGAGTGCGGCCTGACCTTTGTGCCCGAGGATTTGGCTTTGGGCCGAATGCACGAGGTGGAGATGCTTTTGGAGGACAAGTGACCAAGGGCCCGGCCCATGCTCCGAACTGGCCCGAGGCTCTGGGCCGGGTGACCGGAGGGCCCTGGAGGCCGGGAGGAACGGGTCTCACGGACCGGGCCTTGGACATCCTGCGGCCAAGGCCGGACTGTCTATGTCTGGATGTCGGCTGCGGGCCGGGACACACCGTGGCCCATCTGCGGGCCGCGCACCGCTTGCGAGCCCTGGGGCTGGATCGCTGGGCCTGGCCCGGAGCCCGGGAGGCCGGACCCCTGGTCCAAGGCCTGGCCGCTCAGATTCCCCTGTGCTCCGGTTGCCTGGATCTGGTCCTGGCCGAGTGCGTTTTGTCCCTGGCCGGGCCCCTGGACAAGGTGCTGGAGGAGATCGCCAGGGTTCTTCGGTCCGGGGGCGGATTAGCCGTCTTGGATTTCGTCTCCCAGTCGGGAGGAATCGGCTCCCGGGCCGGGTTCGAACCGAGTTGCTGCCTAGCCGGGGCTCCGGACCGGGAATCCTGGGAACGGGCTTTGGCCAAGGCCGGTTTTCGACTGCTCGCGCAGGAGGACCACAGCCTGGAACTCAAGCAACTGGCCGCCCGGCTCATCCTGGCCCACGGGTCCATCTCGGCCTTTGCAAAGGCCTTGGGCCCAGACAACGGGGGTGGCTGCCGGATCCCGGCCCGGGCCGGGTATCATCTTTTTGTCGCCGTCAAGGAGAATGGTCATGGATGCTGAATCGTTGGACGTCCTGCGACTGGCCGGACAAGGTCTGTGCTGCAGCCAGATTCTGGTGGCCCTGGCCCTGGAGGACCGCGGCGAGGACAACCCTGCCCTGATCCGGGCCGTGGCCGGGCTGTGCAACGGTGTCGGCGACTGCGCCCAGACTTGCGGGGCCCTGACCGGAGGGGCTTGCGTTTTGGGCCTGTATGCCGGGCCGAGCCCGGGTCGTCCGGCTCACGACCGATTTCCCCTCATGCTCCAGGAATTGACCGAGTGGTTCGGCCGGGAGGCCGTGGCGGGCTGCGGAGGCGCCCGGTGCCTGGACATCCTGGGGCCCGGGGGCTGCGGCCACCCCGATGCGGAGCGCTGCGGCCGTCTGGTTCTGGCCGTGCGGGCCAGGGTGTTGACCATTTTGGTCGACAACGGTCTGGACCCAACCGGGAAGGACGATGAACCCTGAGAGCGGCGCCGTGATTCTCCGCCGGACCGAAAGCCTCTGCCCCGAGTGCCTGGCCAGAATTCCGGCCCAAATCGAGATCCAGGGGGACGATGCCGTCCTGGCCAAGACCTGTCCCGAGCACGGGGAATTCCGGACCGTGGTCTGGCGGGGTCGGCCCCGCCTCGTTGACTGGTCCCGGCCCAAGATCCCGTCCCGGCCGACCCGGCCCGCGACCCGGGTGGACAGGGGCTGCCCGTTTGACTGCGGCCTGTGTCCCGAACACGGCCAGCATACCTGCACGGCCCTGCTGGAGATAACCGAACGCTGCGACCTGGGCTGCCCGGTCTGCTTTGCCGAATCCGGTTCTTCCGGTTTGCCCGATCCGAATCTGGAGACCGTGGCCATGTGGTTCGATCGGGTCATGGAGGCCTCGGGCCCGTGTAACATCCAGATTTCCGGGGGCGAGCCGACCATGCGTCCGGATCTGGAGGCCATCGTGGCCATGGGCCGGGAGAGAGGCTTTGGCCTGCTTCAACTGAACACCAACGGCCTGCGTCTGGCCGCGGACTCCGACCTGGCCGGGCGGTTGCGAGAGGCCGGGCTTGATTCGATCTTTCTCCAGTTCGACGGCCAGGATGAAGGCGTGCAGCGACGAATCCGGGGCCGGGACCTGCGGACGGAAAAGGCCAAGGCCGTGGAGAACGCCATCAGGGCCGGTCTGGGCGTGGTTCTGGTGCCCACCGTGGTCCAGGGGCTGAACGACGGCCTGCTCTGGGACATGATCCGCTTCGCCCTCGAGGCCGGCGAAGGCGTCCGGGGAGTGCATTTCCAGCCCATGAGCCATTTCGGACGAGTGCCCCCGGAACTGGCCGGCATCGAACGCCTGACCCTGCCCGAACTCATGACCGGCCTGGAGGAACAGAGCCAAGGGCAAATCCGCATCGAGGACTTCGCTCCCCCAGGATGCGAGCACTCCATGTGCTCCTTCCACGCCGTGTATGTGCGCGACGGCAGGACCGGTCTCGGACGCCGGTCCGGGTCCAGGACGGCCTGCTGTCAGGCCCCCCGGCCGGCAGCCGAGGGCGCGGACCGCTCCA
This window contains:
- a CDS encoding class I SAM-dependent methyltransferase — translated: MWALRPGTRTGYARDRVPGQHLPGGTSGLRGVRPDLCARGFGFGPNARGGDAFGGQVTKGPAHAPNWPEALGRVTGGPWRPGGTGLTDRALDILRPRPDCLCLDVGCGPGHTVAHLRAAHRLRALGLDRWAWPGAREAGPLVQGLAAQIPLCSGCLDLVLAECVLSLAGPLDKVLEEIARVLRSGGGLAVLDFVSQSGGIGSRAGFEPSCCLAGAPDRESWERALAKAGFRLLAQEDHSLELKQLAARLILAHGSISAFAKALGPDNGGGCRIPARAGYHLFVAVKENGHGC
- a CDS encoding C_GCAxxG_C_C family protein, with amino-acid sequence MDAESLDVLRLAGQGLCCSQILVALALEDRGEDNPALIRAVAGLCNGVGDCAQTCGALTGGACVLGLYAGPSPGRPAHDRFPLMLQELTEWFGREAVAGCGGARCLDILGPGGCGHPDAERCGRLVLAVRARVLTILVDNGLDPTGKDDEP
- a CDS encoding aldehyde oxidoreductase → DRPILCDTKVFQYGDAIAMVCAKTKAQAEAAAAKVKVDLEELPSYMSAPAAMAEDAMEIHPGTPNVYYVQKIAKGDETGPVFDKADVTVEDNFYVGRQPHMPIEPDVGFAYLNDEGKLVIHSKSIGLHLHLYMIAPGLGVEPDNLVMVQNPAGGTFGYKFSPTMEALVGAATLATGRPCFLRYNYKQQMQYTGKRSPFFINLKFAADKDGKILGMESDWSVDHGPYSEFGDLLTVRGAQFIGSGYDIANIRGEGRTVCTNHAWGSAFRAYGSPQSEFASEVLMDELAEKLGIDPLELRFKNVYRQGSKTPTGQDPEVYSLPEMIDILRPKYQAALKKAQANSTAEVKRGVGISLGVYGCGLDGPDSSEAWVELNLDNTVTVYSCWEDHGQGADAGALGTAHEALRHAGIGPDRIQLVMNDTSKAPNSGPAGGSRSQVVTGQAIKAGAEALVAGMKKPDGGFRTYDEMVADKIPVKYTGKWTAPATACDENGQGAPFAVYMYGLFMAEVAVELATGKTAVEKMTMVADVGKINSRLVVDGQIYGGLAQGIGLALTEDFEDIEKHSTLVGAGFPYIKQIPDDMEIVYVESPRPEGPFGAGGVGELPLTCPHAAVINAIKNACGVRITALPALPEKVLAGLKA
- a CDS encoding radical SAM protein, which encodes MNPESGAVILRRTESLCPECLARIPAQIEIQGDDAVLAKTCPEHGEFRTVVWRGRPRLVDWSRPKIPSRPTRPATRVDRGCPFDCGLCPEHGQHTCTALLEITERCDLGCPVCFAESGSSGLPDPNLETVAMWFDRVMEASGPCNIQISGGEPTMRPDLEAIVAMGRERGFGLLQLNTNGLRLAADSDLAGRLREAGLDSIFLQFDGQDEGVQRRIRGRDLRTEKAKAVENAIRAGLGVVLVPTVVQGLNDGLLWDMIRFALEAGEGVRGVHFQPMSHFGRVPPELAGIERLTLPELMTGLEEQSQGQIRIEDFAPPGCEHSMCSFHAVYVRDGRTGLGRRSGSRTACCQAPRPAAEGADRSKAFTARQWSAPETGAGDGFALIRNRIFSISAMAFQDAWTLDLERLQGCCIHVVAPDGRLVPFCAWNLTSVRGQALYRGRQG